From Arcobacter lacus, one genomic window encodes:
- a CDS encoding BCCT family transporter: MKSTVLKPVFIPAVVFITLLVVFTFINPALSKDIFTTTKNFIADKFGWLYMLSVAIFTIFALFLAFSPFGKFKLGPDQSKPDYSNFSWFSMLFSAGMGIGIMFWGVAEPIVHYTNPPVGEQSIQSAKDAMGIVFFHWGLNAWAIYAIVGLVLAYFSFRHGLPLTIRSALYPLIGDKIYGKIGHSVDIIAVLGTIFGVATTLGFGVLQINSGLNYVFNIEVGLNTQIILIVLICAIALASAVLGLDSGVKKLSILNVYLAFFLLLFVFIAGPTFHLLNAFVQNVGTYLSSVVEKTFNLYAYEEKSSWISSWTLFYWAWWISWAPFVGMFISRISRGRTIREFVVGVLFVPVGFSFLWMTVFGNSALYSIINEGYTTLASAVSSDVTIALFKFLEHYPFSTITSFFAIILVGIFFITSSDSGALVVDTISSGGKIYNPVWQRVFWALSQGVVAIAMLVAGGLEALQSAAIVVALPFAIVMLVACWGVYKALNLEYIRSESLKHHMNAGRHGSIIGNWSLRLNRIIEFPKVKEAKKFINEDIIEAMNTVKNELEKHSWIVQVSNDKGKAISKLRVEHSNDFDFIYEVRARNYDMPDYAYPENENPTNEQKKYARAEVFLQDGNKTYDIYGYDVDAIITDIIDQFEKHRHFLNNTSSLNPAVPVD, from the coding sequence ATGAAATCAACAGTTTTAAAACCTGTTTTTATACCCGCAGTCGTCTTTATTACCTTATTGGTAGTATTTACTTTTATCAATCCTGCTTTATCCAAGGATATTTTTACCACCACCAAAAATTTTATAGCTGATAAATTTGGTTGGCTTTATATGTTAAGTGTTGCAATTTTTACTATTTTCGCTCTATTTTTAGCTTTCTCACCATTTGGTAAATTCAAACTAGGTCCTGATCAATCAAAACCCGATTACTCTAATTTTTCTTGGTTTTCTATGCTTTTTTCTGCTGGAATGGGTATAGGAATAATGTTCTGGGGAGTTGCTGAACCAATAGTTCACTATACAAATCCACCCGTAGGTGAACAAAGTATTCAATCTGCAAAAGATGCTATGGGAATAGTATTTTTTCACTGGGGATTAAACGCTTGGGCTATTTATGCAATAGTTGGTTTGGTTTTAGCTTATTTTTCCTTTAGACATGGACTTCCTTTGACTATTCGTTCGGCACTTTATCCTTTAATTGGTGATAAAATATATGGAAAAATTGGACATAGTGTTGATATTATTGCAGTTTTAGGAACAATATTTGGTGTTGCTACAACTTTAGGATTTGGAGTTTTACAAATAAATTCTGGATTAAACTATGTTTTTAACATAGAAGTTGGGCTTAATACACAAATTATTTTAATTGTTCTTATTTGTGCAATAGCTTTAGCTTCGGCTGTATTAGGTCTTGATAGTGGAGTTAAAAAGTTATCTATTCTAAATGTATATTTGGCTTTTTTTTTACTTTTATTTGTATTTATTGCTGGTCCAACATTTCATCTTTTAAATGCTTTTGTTCAAAATGTTGGAACATATTTATCAAGTGTTGTAGAAAAAACTTTTAATTTATATGCTTATGAAGAAAAATCATCTTGGATTAGTTCTTGGACACTATTTTATTGGGCTTGGTGGATTTCTTGGGCTCCATTTGTAGGAATGTTTATATCTCGAATTTCAAGAGGAAGAACCATAAGAGAGTTTGTTGTTGGAGTTTTATTTGTACCTGTGGGTTTTTCTTTTCTTTGGATGACTGTGTTTGGAAATAGTGCTTTATATTCTATAATAAATGAAGGATATACTACTTTAGCATCAGCTGTTTCAAGTGATGTAACTATTGCACTTTTTAAGTTTTTAGAACACTATCCTTTTTCTACAATAACTTCATTTTTTGCAATAATTTTGGTTGGTATATTTTTTATAACATCTTCAGATAGTGGCGCTCTTGTAGTTGATACAATATCAAGTGGAGGAAAGATATATAATCCCGTTTGGCAAAGAGTTTTTTGGGCGCTTTCTCAAGGTGTTGTGGCTATTGCTATGCTTGTTGCTGGTGGGCTTGAAGCTTTACAATCAGCTGCTATTGTGGTAGCTTTACCTTTTGCTATTGTTATGCTTGTTGCTTGTTGGGGAGTTTATAAAGCTTTAAATTTAGAGTATATTAGAAGTGAAAGCTTAAAACATCATATGAATGCAGGAAGACATGGAAGTATAATTGGAAATTGGAGTTTAAGACTTAATAGAATTATAGAATTTCCAAAAGTTAAAGAGGCAAAGAAATTTATAAATGAAGATATAATTGAAGCTATGAATACGGTTAAAAATGAGCTTGAGAAACACTCTTGGATAGTTCAAGTTTCAAATGACAAGGGAAAAGCCATTTCAAAACTAAGAGTTGAACACTCAAATGATTTTGATTTTATATATGAAGTTCGAGCAAGAAATTATGATATGCCAGATTATGCCTATCCAGAAAATGAAAATCCTACCAATGAGCAAAAGAAGTATGCAAGAGCCGAAGTATTTTTGCAAGATGGAAATAAAACTTATGATATTTATGGATATGATGTAGATGCTATAATAACGGATATAATAGATCAATTTGAGAAACATAGACACTTTTTAAACAATACCTCTAGTTTAAATCCAGCTGTTCCTGTTGATTAA
- a CDS encoding cation:proton antiporter domain-containing protein, translating into MNHFLITLFLAIFVSTVLNIIFKRFGISQIIGYILTGTLLSYWFHFNGVNIDSLEAIAEFGIVFLMFTIGLEISVDKIKRMKEILLLNGFLQVAISAILIYLVGYYIFELEAEVAVIVALAFSLSSTAIVLTYLKQSKDIHTPYGEKATAILIFQDLAVIPILLLISFLTNDTLAIEEVITKTLISAILIILYMFVIGKKVINWLLKFASNSSMDEIFLGAVLSIVVGASLLAEELGFTYSLGAFIAGMIIADTDFSIKVESEIASFKDLLLGTFFFSVGAKIDILYFFHNLHLILAIFVGIMIIKALVVYVIIRRKSDRSISVKTAISLCQVGEFSFVIFTLASSKNIIPAQTADFLMLISVLSMILTPFIVNNIYKLSAFIAEDYFESDNITPLKDKNHVVVCGFSILGKVIAMDLTERNIPFVIITNDLRQVLTARKLGYRSYFGHLNKRQVLESLKVDEASSVIVTVSDTPRKRLICEAVLNFHKEASILLKIESVEEKLQLKDLNIKRFVHAHTEVGRLLVEEAAIDYENCKK; encoded by the coding sequence ATGAATCATTTTTTAATTACGCTATTTCTTGCTATTTTTGTTTCTACAGTTTTGAATATAATTTTTAAGAGATTTGGGATTTCTCAAATAATTGGATATATTTTAACTGGGACTTTGCTTAGTTATTGGTTTCATTTTAATGGAGTAAATATTGACTCCCTAGAAGCGATTGCAGAGTTTGGAATAGTGTTTTTGATGTTTACTATTGGACTTGAAATAAGTGTTGATAAAATCAAAAGAATGAAAGAAATACTTTTATTAAATGGTTTTTTACAAGTTGCAATTAGTGCTATTTTGATTTATTTAGTTGGATATTATATCTTCGAGTTAGAAGCTGAAGTTGCAGTAATTGTAGCTTTAGCATTTTCTTTATCTTCAACAGCAATTGTTTTAACATATTTAAAACAATCAAAAGATATTCATACTCCTTATGGAGAAAAAGCAACAGCAATTTTAATATTTCAAGATTTAGCTGTAATTCCAATCTTACTTTTAATCTCTTTTTTGACAAATGATACTTTAGCTATTGAGGAAGTTATCACAAAAACTTTGATTTCTGCTATTTTGATTATTTTATATATGTTTGTAATTGGTAAAAAAGTCATAAATTGGCTTTTGAAATTTGCTTCAAATAGTAGTATGGATGAGATATTTTTAGGAGCAGTTTTATCTATTGTTGTTGGTGCTTCACTTTTAGCTGAAGAGTTAGGTTTTACTTACTCTTTAGGTGCATTTATTGCGGGAATGATAATCGCTGATACAGACTTTAGTATAAAAGTTGAATCAGAAATAGCAAGCTTTAAAGATTTACTTTTAGGGACTTTCTTTTTCAGTGTTGGTGCAAAAATAGATATTTTGTATTTTTTCCATAATTTACATTTGATTTTGGCTATTTTTGTAGGAATTATGATAATAAAAGCTTTAGTTGTTTATGTGATAATTAGAAGAAAATCAGATAGAAGTATTTCTGTAAAAACTGCAATTTCTCTTTGTCAAGTCGGAGAATTTTCATTTGTTATATTTACACTTGCTTCAAGCAAAAATATAATACCTGCTCAAACAGCAGACTTTTTAATGTTGATTTCAGTTTTATCTATGATTTTAACACCATTTATTGTAAATAATATCTATAAATTATCAGCATTTATAGCAGAAGACTATTTTGAATCAGATAATATCACACCTCTAAAAGATAAAAATCACGTTGTTGTTTGTGGATTTTCTATCTTAGGAAAAGTAATAGCTATGGATTTAACGGAAAGAAATATTCCTTTTGTAATTATCACAAACGATTTAAGACAAGTTTTAACAGCTAGGAAACTAGGTTATCGTTCATATTTTGGACACTTAAATAAAAGACAAGTTTTAGAATCTTTAAAAGTAGATGAAGCTTCTAGCGTTATCGTAACTGTTAGTGATACTCCTAGAAAAAGATTGATTTGTGAAGCTGTTTTGAATTTTCATAAAGAGGCTAGTATTTTATTAAAAATTGAATCAGTGGAAGAAAAACTTCAATTAAAAGATTTAAATATAAAAAGATTTGTTCATGCTCACACTGAAGTAGGGCGATTGTTGGTTGAAGAAGCAGCAATAGATTATGAAAATTGTAAGAAGTGA
- a CDS encoding DUF6172 family protein yields the protein MKKTFQLKVTNKNVARQVDSIKNEVRKYIKREKSKKLPEEFNIWKFNCKFGKTLEEAKEIPFTDIIKSIDFAAAQDYDSFYLEIMAFADVKVIKNNDEKED from the coding sequence ATGAAAAAAACATTTCAATTAAAAGTTACAAATAAAAATGTAGCAAGACAAGTAGATTCAATCAAAAATGAAGTTAGAAAATATATAAAAAGAGAAAAAAGTAAAAAACTTCCAGAAGAGTTTAACATTTGGAAATTCAATTGCAAATTTGGAAAAACTTTAGAAGAAGCAAAAGAGATACCATTTACAGATATTATCAAATCAATAGATTTTGCAGCAGCTCAAGATTATGATAGTTTTTATTTAGAAATTATGGCTTTTGCTGATGTAAAAGTTATAAAAAATAATGACGAAAAAGAAGATTAA
- a CDS encoding bifunctional helix-turn-helix domain-containing protein/methylated-DNA--[protein]-cysteine S-methyltransferase, with amino-acid sequence MTTLDTTYKQIEKAIRYIDENFKEHPSIDEIAKNIGMSKYHFIRVFKEYVGVTPKQFLHCVTLNYAKEHIKESKSILDSSLDIGLSSTSRLHELFVNLIGVTPKEWKEKGKDVQITYGFGQTPFGEALIGFTDKGICYLGFIDNNKKEIFQRFNELWENANLVFDEKLAYEYLENIFVKNQKYPLLVKGTNLQINVWKALLNLPNGIVATYQDIANYLEKPKAVRAIASAIGKNHIGYLIPCHRVIAKSGAMSGYRWGIERKKILIAYESVRENN; translated from the coding sequence ATGACAACGTTGGATACAACTTATAAACAAATAGAAAAAGCTATAAGATATATTGATGAAAACTTCAAAGAACATCCATCAATTGATGAAATAGCAAAAAATATAGGTATGAGCAAATACCATTTTATAAGAGTATTCAAAGAGTATGTAGGTGTTACTCCTAAACAGTTTTTACACTGCGTTACTTTAAATTATGCAAAAGAGCATATAAAAGAGTCCAAATCCATTCTTGATAGTAGTTTGGATATTGGACTATCTAGCACTAGCCGACTTCATGAACTTTTTGTAAACTTGATTGGTGTTACACCAAAAGAGTGGAAAGAAAAAGGAAAAGATGTTCAAATAACTTATGGTTTTGGTCAAACTCCTTTTGGTGAAGCTTTGATAGGATTTACTGATAAAGGTATTTGTTATTTAGGATTTATTGATAATAATAAAAAAGAGATTTTCCAAAGATTTAATGAACTTTGGGAAAATGCAAATTTAGTTTTTGATGAAAAACTTGCTTACGAATATTTGGAAAATATCTTTGTAAAAAACCAAAAATATCCACTTTTGGTAAAAGGTACAAATTTACAAATAAATGTTTGGAAAGCTCTTTTAAATCTTCCAAATGGAATAGTAGCAACTTATCAAGATATAGCAAACTATTTAGAAAAACCAAAAGCTGTACGAGCAATTGCAAGTGCTATTGGAAAAAATCATATAGGTTATTTGATTCCTTGTCATAGAGTTATTGCAAAAAGTGGAGCAATGAGTGGTTATAGATGGGGCATTGAAAGAAAAAAAATATTAATAGCATACGAATCAGTAAGAGAAAATAACTAA
- a CDS encoding endonuclease III domain-containing protein — translation MNKVFAIYQRLYQTYGAQGWWPFINYEGKNSEKKGNNDGYHILDYSFPRDENEVFEVCLGSILTQNTTFTSVVKSLNNLNEIDCLNYKKIKNLPIEKLKELIRPSGYNNQKANYILNFIEFFEKLNGKIPTREELLSIKGIGFETADSMLLYAYNQPELKVDAYTKRFLVHNKLLDEKAKYNDIKYFMEDELKKVIFDEKQLVITYQEYHALIVNHSKFYYSKQPYGNGCFLNEVLS, via the coding sequence ATGAATAAAGTTTTTGCAATATATCAAAGACTTTATCAAACTTATGGTGCTCAAGGTTGGTGGCCTTTTATAAACTATGAAGGTAAAAATAGTGAAAAAAAAGGAAACAACGATGGTTATCATATCTTAGATTATAGTTTTCCAAGAGATGAAAATGAAGTTTTTGAAGTATGTTTAGGCTCAATTTTGACTCAAAATACAACTTTTACTTCTGTTGTAAAATCTTTAAATAACTTAAATGAAATAGATTGCCTAAACTATAAAAAAATAAAAAACTTACCAATAGAAAAACTAAAAGAACTTATAAGACCATCAGGATATAACAATCAAAAAGCAAACTATATTTTAAATTTTATAGAGTTTTTTGAAAAACTAAATGGCAAAATTCCAACAAGAGAAGAACTTTTATCTATAAAAGGAATAGGATTTGAAACTGCTGATTCTATGCTACTTTATGCTTATAATCAACCAGAACTTAAAGTAGATGCTTATACTAAAAGATTTTTAGTACACAATAAACTCTTAGATGAAAAAGCAAAGTACAATGATATAAAATATTTTATGGAAGATGAACTAAAAAAAGTGATTTTTGATGAAAAACAGTTAGTCATAACTTATCAAGAATATCATGCTTTGATAGTAAATCACTCAAAATTTTACTACTCAAAACAACCTTATGGAAATGGTTGTTTTTTAAATGAAGTTCTTTCTTAA
- a CDS encoding ribonuclease HI, whose translation MKKIKLFVDSSVNPQAKVGFGAFLEVFDDLSVDDLKKNIKIKRFDDTSSTKLELQSLLWALDEIEILADTKIEVYTDCQNIVGLQNRKEKLEANDYKSSTGKTINNYELYKLFFEKIEKLNIDFIKIKGHKKNSLKDELDTIFNLVDKASRSALRKNFI comes from the coding sequence ATGAAAAAAATAAAACTATTTGTTGATTCAAGTGTAAATCCACAAGCAAAAGTAGGGTTTGGAGCTTTTTTAGAAGTTTTTGATGATTTATCAGTTGATGATTTAAAAAAAAATATAAAAATAAAAAGATTTGATGATACTAGTTCTACAAAGTTGGAACTTCAATCCTTACTTTGGGCTTTAGATGAGATTGAGATATTAGCTGATACTAAAATAGAAGTTTATACTGATTGTCAAAATATAGTAGGTTTACAAAATAGAAAAGAAAAACTTGAAGCAAATGATTATAAAAGTTCAACTGGAAAAACTATAAACAATTATGAGTTATATAAACTATTTTTTGAAAAGATAGAAAAGTTAAATATAGATTTTATAAAGATAAAAGGACACAAAAAAAATAGTCTAAAAGATGAGTTAGATACTATTTTTAATTTAGTAGATAAAGCTTCAAGAAGTGCTTTAAGAAAGAACTTCATTTAA
- a CDS encoding pyridoxamine 5'-phosphate oxidase family protein — MRHRTKTHLLTNEQIDELLLKAEVGRLGTISEDGFPYVLPMHFVYFDNKIYMHGLPKGKKIDNIKFNSNVCFELDEMIGLLYEGVENPCDVNTEFNSVIVEGKASLVSEFDEKYQALSQIVAKFTPHFVGKELPEKMIKGTAVIRIDILNRVGRYYK, encoded by the coding sequence ATGCGACATCGAACAAAAACACATTTATTGACAAATGAGCAAATAGATGAATTGCTTTTAAAAGCTGAGGTTGGAAGATTAGGAACTATTAGTGAAGATGGATTTCCTTATGTTTTACCTATGCATTTTGTATATTTTGATAATAAAATATATATGCATGGTCTTCCAAAAGGTAAAAAAATAGATAACATAAAGTTTAATTCAAATGTTTGTTTTGAACTCGATGAAATGATAGGTTTACTTTATGAAGGAGTTGAAAATCCTTGTGATGTAAATACTGAATTTAATAGTGTTATTGTAGAAGGTAAAGCTTCTTTAGTTAGTGAATTTGATGAGAAATATCAAGCTTTAAGTCAAATAGTAGCAAAATTCACTCCTCATTTTGTTGGTAAAGAATTACCAGAAAAGATGATAAAAGGAACTGCTGTAATAAGAATTGATATTTTAAATCGTGTAGGAAGATATTATAAATAA
- a CDS encoding acetylornithine transaminase, with product MKINEFILPLYNRLDIAFIKGKKSVLFDENKKDYIDFASGVGVNSLGYANKKVVKTIEKQAKKVLHTSNVYRIKSQEECAKKIVELSTYDMQCFFCNSGAEANETAIKLARKYGNVTFKTPKYKIITIKNSFHGRTIATLKATAQEDKHKYFAPYPDGFVYANDINEAISMIDDATVGVMLELIQGEGGIFMQDIFQVQRLEKILKEKKLLLIIDEVQTGVYRSGNFLISQYFGIKPDIVTLAKGLASGIPIGVMMTSLKDIFTFGDHGSTFGGNHLSTTVCSKVLKILEKYSNSGKLSENIKYFNSCLQYFTDKYPDIFLQKNGWGFMQGLVLKNENDLSNIVNLALKNGVLVLKSGKNIIRFLPPIIISKKEMKEGFKRFEKSLQKPIN from the coding sequence ATGAAAATAAATGAGTTCATATTACCTTTATATAATCGATTAGATATTGCATTTATAAAAGGTAAAAAATCTGTATTATTTGATGAAAATAAAAAAGATTATATAGATTTTGCTTCAGGAGTTGGAGTAAATAGTTTAGGTTATGCAAATAAAAAAGTAGTAAAAACAATAGAAAAACAAGCAAAAAAAGTTTTGCATACTTCAAATGTATATCGTATAAAATCACAAGAAGAGTGTGCAAAAAAAATAGTTGAATTAAGCACTTATGATATGCAATGTTTTTTTTGTAATAGTGGAGCAGAAGCAAATGAAACTGCTATAAAACTTGCTAGAAAATATGGAAATGTGACATTTAAAACACCTAAATATAAGATTATTACTATTAAAAACTCTTTTCATGGAAGAACAATAGCAACTTTAAAAGCAACAGCACAAGAAGATAAACATAAATATTTTGCTCCATATCCTGATGGATTTGTTTATGCAAATGATATAAATGAAGCTATTTCGATGATTGATGATGCAACTGTTGGTGTTATGTTAGAGTTGATTCAAGGTGAGGGTGGTATTTTTATGCAAGATATTTTTCAAGTGCAAAGACTTGAAAAAATCTTAAAAGAGAAGAAGTTACTTTTAATAATAGATGAAGTTCAAACAGGAGTTTATAGAAGTGGGAATTTTCTAATTTCTCAATATTTTGGAATAAAACCTGATATTGTAACTTTAGCAAAAGGTTTAGCAAGTGGTATTCCAATAGGTGTTATGATGACAAGTTTGAAAGATATTTTTACTTTTGGTGATCACGGTTCAACTTTTGGTGGAAATCATCTTTCAACAACAGTTTGTAGTAAAGTTCTAAAGATTTTAGAGAAATATTCAAATAGTGGAAAACTTAGTGAAAATATAAAATATTTTAACAGTTGTTTACAATATTTTACAGATAAATATCCAGATATTTTTTTGCAAAAAAATGGTTGGGGATTTATGCAAGGACTTGTTTTAAAAAATGAAAATGATTTAAGTAATATAGTAAATCTTGCACTTAAAAATGGTGTTTTAGTTTTAAAATCAGGAAAAAATATTATCAGATTTTTACCTCCAATAATTATTTCAAAAAAAGAGATGAAAGAAGGTTTTAAAAGATTTGAAAAATCTTTACAAAAGCCCATAAATTAG
- the lipA gene encoding lipoyl synthase, with product MTKEITFKKPEWLRKKLTPHTQVEMENLLKDVGGLHTICQEAKCPNISECFANKNATFLILGNICTRRCTYCNVTTGKPTEVDLSEIQKVTTSVLKLGLKFVVITSPARDDLPDGGAEQFFRVTQDILEKSPQTKVEILIPDFKGKEESLKRVIASGATIIGHNVETVPSLYRIRRNGTYERSLEVLKRLKELGGDKVQTKSALMVGLGETEEEMVQVFKDLLAVGCKFLSIGQYLAPSGDYEKVIEFVKPEQFARYEKLAYDLGFEFVKASPYARSSYMAHHYLNMASAL from the coding sequence ATGACTAAAGAGATAACATTCAAAAAACCAGAATGGTTAAGAAAAAAACTAACTCCACATACACAAGTAGAGATGGAAAATTTATTAAAAGATGTGGGTGGACTTCATACTATTTGCCAAGAGGCAAAATGTCCAAATATCAGTGAATGTTTTGCAAATAAAAATGCAACATTTTTGATTTTGGGAAATATCTGTACAAGAAGGTGTACATATTGTAATGTAACAACTGGAAAACCAACAGAAGTTGATTTAAGTGAAATTCAAAAAGTTACAACTTCTGTTTTAAAACTTGGACTTAAATTTGTAGTTATTACAAGTCCAGCAAGGGATGATTTACCTGATGGTGGAGCAGAACAGTTTTTTAGAGTAACACAAGATATTTTAGAAAAATCTCCTCAAACAAAAGTTGAGATATTAATTCCTGATTTTAAAGGTAAAGAAGAGAGTCTTAAAAGAGTTATAGCTTCAGGTGCTACAATCATAGGACATAATGTAGAAACAGTTCCAAGTTTATATAGAATTAGAAGAAATGGAACTTATGAAAGAAGTTTAGAAGTTTTAAAAAGATTAAAAGAGCTTGGTGGTGATAAAGTACAAACAAAAAGTGCTTTAATGGTAGGACTTGGAGAAACAGAAGAAGAAATGGTACAAGTATTTAAAGATTTGTTGGCTGTTGGTTGTAAGTTTTTAAGTATTGGTCAATATCTTGCTCCTAGTGGAGATTATGAAAAAGTTATAGAGTTTGTAAAACCTGAACAATTTGCAAGATATGAAAAACTAGCTTATGATTTAGGTTTTGAATTTGTAAAAGCAAGTCCATATGCAAGAAGTTCATATATGGCACATCATTATTTAAATATGGCATCTGCACTTTAA
- a CDS encoding lipoate--protein ligase family protein has translation MIFNNKFRLIISHNLSSNDNTNIDKSLFKAFKNDSLPILRLYSWEKSITFGAGQSPSDYENLLKEYKNNFSKRITGGGVLFHGHDISYSLVLPSSFIDNRSVKETYELICSFILEFYSNLGLKVSFAKDIESIVLSKSPFCQVGFEAYDIIVNGRKIGGNAQKRAKNVIFQHGSIPIKSIKNDEKYGASLEDFSINLDFDEAINKLKEAFERTFNAQLLESQLNEDELNIYNELCKA, from the coding sequence ATGATTTTTAACAATAAATTCAGATTGATTATATCACATAATCTTAGCTCAAACGATAACACTAATATAGATAAATCATTATTTAAAGCTTTTAAAAATGATAGTTTACCAATATTACGGCTTTATTCGTGGGAAAAAAGTATTACTTTTGGTGCGGGACAAAGTCCAAGTGACTATGAAAATCTATTAAAAGAGTATAAAAACAATTTCTCAAAAAGAATTACAGGTGGTGGAGTTTTATTTCACGGTCATGATATTTCTTACTCTTTAGTACTTCCTTCTAGTTTTATAGATAATAGAAGTGTAAAAGAGACTTATGAGTTAATATGTTCATTTATACTTGAATTTTATAGTAATTTGGGACTAAAAGTATCTTTTGCAAAAGATATTGAAAGTATAGTTTTAAGTAAAAGTCCATTTTGTCAAGTAGGATTTGAAGCTTATGATATAATAGTAAACGGAAGAAAAATTGGTGGGAATGCACAAAAAAGAGCAAAAAATGTAATTTTCCAACATGGTTCTATTCCAATTAAGAGTATAAAAAATGATGAAAAATATGGTGCTAGTTTAGAAGATTTTTCTATAAATTTAGATTTTGATGAAGCAATAAATAAACTAAAAGAAGCATTTGAACGAACTTTTAATGCACAACTTTTAGAATCACAATTAAACGAAGATGAATTAAATATATATAATGAATTATGTAAGGCGTAA